A single window of Acidimicrobiales bacterium DNA harbors:
- the fadE7 gene encoding acyl-CoA dehydrogenase, translated as MASEATHLRDDPYDLLRLADLLTDEEKLLAETVRRFVRERVEEGIAEWFERGVFPRELVEEISRMGLLGMHLQGYGCGGSSAVEYGIACLELEAGDSGLRSFVSVQGSLAMFPIWRFGSEEQKREWLPRMAAGEVIGCFGLTEPDAGSDPASMRTYAKRDGSDWVISGTKMWITNGGIADVAIVWARTDDGYGGFIVPTDSPGFQTHDVSRKLSLRASVTSELVLDEVRVPEDLKLPGVNSMRGPLACLNEARFGIVWGVMGAARTCYETALRYSLERRQFSKPIAAFQLTQRRLVSMMTKVQKGTLLALHLGRMKDRTGLTPAQVSFGKRENVRDALEVAREARALLGANGITLEYPVIRHMNNLESVYTYEGTNEIHELILGRAITGIAAFD; from the coding sequence ATGGCATCTGAGGCGACCCATCTGAGAGACGACCCCTACGACCTCCTCCGCCTGGCGGACCTCCTCACCGACGAAGAGAAGTTGCTCGCAGAGACGGTGAGGAGGTTCGTCAGAGAGCGCGTGGAGGAAGGCATCGCCGAATGGTTCGAGCGTGGCGTGTTCCCACGCGAGTTGGTGGAGGAGATCTCGAGGATGGGTCTGTTGGGGATGCACCTGCAGGGCTACGGCTGCGGGGGATCGAGCGCGGTGGAGTACGGCATCGCCTGCCTGGAGCTGGAGGCCGGGGACTCCGGCCTTCGTTCGTTCGTGTCGGTGCAGGGCTCCCTGGCCATGTTCCCGATCTGGCGGTTCGGCTCGGAAGAACAGAAGCGCGAGTGGCTCCCGCGGATGGCAGCAGGTGAGGTCATCGGCTGCTTCGGCCTCACCGAGCCCGACGCCGGTTCGGACCCGGCTTCCATGCGCACCTACGCCAAGCGTGACGGGTCCGACTGGGTCATCTCGGGAACGAAGATGTGGATCACCAACGGCGGCATCGCCGACGTCGCGATCGTGTGGGCGCGCACAGACGACGGATACGGGGGTTTCATCGTCCCCACCGACTCACCGGGCTTCCAGACGCACGACGTCTCTCGGAAGCTCTCCTTGAGGGCATCGGTGACCAGTGAGCTGGTGCTGGACGAGGTGCGGGTCCCCGAGGACCTGAAGCTTCCCGGCGTGAACTCGATGCGAGGACCCCTCGCATGTCTGAACGAGGCCCGCTTCGGCATCGTCTGGGGAGTGATGGGTGCAGCGCGTACCTGTTACGAGACTGCGCTCCGCTACTCCCTCGAGCGAAGGCAGTTCTCCAAGCCGATCGCCGCGTTCCAACTCACGCAGAGGCGGCTCGTCTCCATGATGACCAAGGTGCAGAAGGGGACGCTGTTGGCACTCCACCTGGGGCGGATGAAGGACCGCACGGGTCTCACGCCCGCTCAGGTGAGCTTCGGCAAGAGGGAGAACGTACGAGATGCACTCGAGGTCGCGAGGGAAGCTCGAGCCCTGCTGGGCGCCAACGGAATCACGCTCGAGTATCCGGTGATCAGGCACATGAACAACCTCGAGTCCGTCTACACCTATGAGGGAACGAACGAGATACACGAGCTCATCCTCGGCAGGGCCATCACCGGGATCGCGGCCTTCGACTGA
- a CDS encoding alpha/beta hydrolase, whose translation MKPGPEPERLEIETVRLSSSDGFTIAVHHLGGDVDDPPLLLAHATGLHGRCWLPVARRLRGWRVLALDFRGHGDSDAPIDHSYAWEGFADDVLAVVDSLCSRPPFAAGHSKGGAALLLAEGRRPGTFAGLWCYEPVVLPPRLRGTGDVAGGDFLAAAAEKRRETFPSRAAAIENFASKPPFDVVDREALEAYVDFGFEVESDGSLRLKCPPRVEAAVYRHGPLHDAWERLGSIACHVTVARGGLAIGPAAFAEELARACRSATVEVYEDLGHFGPLQDPARVARAIRLAAGKAFGIVTDPRE comes from the coding sequence ATGAAGCCGGGTCCCGAGCCTGAGCGTCTCGAGATCGAGACGGTGAGGCTGTCCTCGTCGGACGGCTTCACCATCGCGGTCCACCATCTCGGCGGCGACGTCGACGATCCCCCTCTCCTCCTCGCCCACGCGACCGGCTTGCACGGTCGGTGTTGGCTTCCCGTCGCTCGACGACTCAGGGGGTGGCGTGTGCTCGCGCTGGACTTTCGCGGCCACGGCGACTCCGACGCACCCATCGACCACTCCTACGCCTGGGAGGGATTCGCCGACGACGTCCTGGCCGTGGTCGACTCGCTGTGCAGCCGCCCACCGTTCGCCGCCGGGCACTCGAAGGGGGGTGCGGCTCTCCTGCTGGCCGAGGGCCGACGACCTGGGACCTTCGCGGGGCTCTGGTGCTACGAACCCGTGGTGTTGCCGCCGCGTCTGCGCGGCACGGGTGACGTCGCGGGCGGGGACTTCCTCGCAGCGGCTGCCGAGAAGAGGAGAGAGACCTTCCCCTCCCGGGCCGCGGCCATAGAGAACTTCGCCTCCAAACCGCCCTTCGACGTGGTCGACCGTGAAGCCCTGGAGGCCTATGTGGACTTCGGCTTCGAGGTGGAGTCCGACGGCTCGCTCCGCCTGAAGTGCCCTCCCAGGGTAGAGGCGGCCGTCTATCGGCACGGCCCGCTACACGACGCCTGGGAACGCCTCGGCTCCATAGCCTGTCACGTGACCGTCGCACGCGGCGGCCTTGCCATTGGACCCGCTGCCTTCGCGGAGGAGCTCGCCCGGGCGTGCAGGTCGGCGACGGTCGAGGTGTACGAGGACCTCGGACACTTCGGCCCTCTCCAAGACCCGGCCCGCGTCGCTCGAGCCATCCGACTGGCGGCCGGGAAGGCATTCGGGATCGTGACCGACCCACGAGAGTGA